A single window of Methylocella tundrae DNA harbors:
- the def gene encoding peptide deformylase — protein sequence MSLRPIIILPDQRLRLVAKPVVAVDHGVRTLMDDMLETMYDAPGIGLAATQIAVDQRVIVLDVAKRKDEGTAREPMCFANPEILWASEELSVYEEGCLSIPEYYEEVERPARVRVGYFDREGRRCEIEADGLLATCLQHEIDHLDGVLFIDHISRLKRERVVKKFTKAAKLEAPERKRAPKPERAASASSGGEIR from the coding sequence ATGTCGCTTCGCCCCATCATCATTCTGCCCGATCAACGTCTGCGCCTCGTCGCCAAGCCGGTCGTCGCCGTCGACCACGGCGTTCGCACGCTGATGGACGATATGCTCGAGACCATGTATGACGCGCCCGGCATCGGCCTGGCCGCGACGCAAATCGCCGTCGATCAGCGCGTCATCGTGCTCGACGTCGCCAAGCGCAAGGACGAGGGGACGGCGCGGGAACCTATGTGCTTCGCCAATCCCGAAATCCTCTGGGCCTCGGAGGAACTCTCTGTCTATGAAGAGGGCTGCCTCTCGATTCCCGAATATTACGAGGAGGTCGAGCGCCCTGCCCGCGTGCGCGTCGGCTATTTCGACCGGGAGGGACGGCGCTGCGAAATCGAAGCCGACGGCCTTCTGGCGACCTGCCTGCAGCATGAGATCGATCATCTCGACGGCGTGCTGTTCATCGACCATATTTCGCGGCTGAAGCGCGAGCGCGTCGTCAAGAAATTCACCAAAGCGGCCAAGCTGGAGGCGCCCGAACGCAAACGCGCGCCAAAGCCAGAGCGCGCAGCGAGCGCCTCAAGCGGCGGCGAGATCAGATAA
- the fmt gene encoding methionyl-tRNA formyltransferase → MGTPEFAVPVLTEIVGQGHQVAAVYTRAPKPGGRRGLEPTLSPVHAAALRFGLPVLTPSSLRTEDAAATLTALEPDAIVVVAYGLILPKAILEIAPRACLNLHASLLPRWRGAAPIQRAIMAGDDETGVMVMAMEEGLDTGPVAMVERIEIGPEATADEIHDRLSLIGADLMVRALAAQNRGSLHFTPQAEEGVTYAKKIEKTEARIDWERPAAEVHNLIRALAPFPGAFFEADLGKGSERIKILRAHLVDGSGEPGEALDDALTIACGEGAIAIIELQRSGKAPMSAADFLRGARLSAGSRLAVQKSSDAAL, encoded by the coding sequence ATGGGAACGCCGGAGTTTGCGGTTCCCGTCCTCACCGAGATCGTCGGCCAGGGCCATCAGGTTGCCGCTGTCTATACGCGCGCGCCAAAACCCGGCGGACGGCGCGGCCTCGAGCCGACGCTCTCCCCGGTCCATGCGGCCGCGCTACGCTTTGGACTTCCCGTTCTAACGCCATCGAGCCTACGCACCGAGGACGCCGCTGCGACCCTCACGGCGCTCGAGCCGGACGCCATCGTCGTCGTCGCCTACGGGCTCATACTTCCGAAAGCCATTCTGGAGATTGCGCCGCGCGCGTGCCTCAATCTGCATGCCTCCCTGCTGCCGCGCTGGCGCGGCGCGGCGCCAATCCAGCGCGCCATCATGGCCGGAGACGATGAGACCGGCGTCATGGTGATGGCGATGGAGGAAGGTCTCGATACCGGCCCCGTGGCGATGGTCGAACGCATCGAAATCGGCCCGGAGGCGACGGCGGACGAAATCCATGACAGGCTCTCCCTGATTGGCGCCGATCTGATGGTGCGCGCGCTAGCGGCCCAAAATCGCGGCAGCCTGCATTTTACGCCTCAAGCCGAAGAAGGCGTCACTTACGCGAAGAAAATTGAAAAGACCGAGGCGCGGATCGATTGGGAGAGGCCGGCCGCCGAGGTGCATAATCTGATCCGCGCGCTCGCGCCTTTTCCGGGCGCCTTCTTCGAGGCCGATCTCGGCAAGGGTTCCGAGCGCATCAAGATTTTGCGCGCCCATCTCGTTGATGGATCAGGCGAACCCGGCGAAGCGCTTGATGATGCGCTGACCATCGCCTGCGGCGAAGGCGCGATCGCAATCATTGAGCTTCAACGCTCGGGCAAGGCGCCGATGTCGGCCGCCGATTTTTTACGTGGCGCGCGCCTTTCGGCAGGAAGCCGGCTCGCGGTGCAAAAAAGCTCCGATGCCGCGCTATAA